The following coding sequences are from one Bradyrhizobium sp. WSM471 window:
- a CDS encoding very short patch repair endonuclease, translating to MPSRKIPWKEDPAHRSWTMAQVKSKNTTPEVLVRRAAHAMGLRFRLHRKDLPGKPDLVFPKWRVAVFVNGCFWHCHVGCGRARVPRSNKAYWVRKLDRNVQRDRQTTRSLRKAGWRVIVIWECETKRAALLTSKLRRVALARAHG from the coding sequence ATGCCAAGCCGAAAGATTCCTTGGAAGGAGGATCCTGCTCATCGCTCATGGACGATGGCCCAAGTTAAGTCCAAGAACACCACTCCCGAAGTGCTGGTCAGGCGAGCGGCGCACGCCATGGGTCTTCGTTTCCGACTGCACCGTAAGGACTTACCTGGCAAGCCAGATCTTGTCTTCCCGAAATGGAGGGTCGCGGTCTTCGTCAACGGCTGCTTCTGGCACTGCCATGTTGGATGCGGCCGCGCTCGCGTGCCGCGATCGAACAAAGCTTACTGGGTCCGCAAGCTAGACAGGAACGTTCAGCGCGACCGCCAAACCACCCGCTCGTTGCGCAAAGCCGGCTGGCGCGTCATCGTTATCTGGGAATGCGAAACGAAAAGGGCCGCTCTCCTGACATCGAAGCTGCGCCGAGTAGCCTTGGCAAGGGCTCATGGCTGA